One window of the Verrucomicrobiales bacterium genome contains the following:
- a CDS encoding PPC domain-containing protein — translation MKLSLCCGCLALLGTWATPSWAEDEKAKSAESEAPSLSSATPFVLAVGATHKLVIRGHHLDDLTSLRLLGGDTPLEIKGFILPPPPGEKPTEKEKEKAKGKPAIEQSLQAEFRVPDNSPLGTNVTLVATGPKGESNSLRLYVAAKGMLIDEKDPNGGFKEAQAVETGWSIAGTLSQATDVDVFKIHVKAGQSLRAELFAAQLGSNLDASLNVYHATGALLASNDDTAGRDPALTVKCTDESDYFIAVSSVGEIAAKSTPSYVLKVRVEP, via the coding sequence ATGAAACTGTCGCTCTGCTGCGGCTGCCTCGCTCTACTCGGGACCTGGGCCACTCCAAGCTGGGCCGAAGATGAGAAAGCCAAATCGGCCGAGTCCGAGGCCCCGTCGCTCAGCTCTGCGACGCCATTCGTTCTCGCAGTTGGCGCCACCCACAAATTGGTGATTCGGGGACATCACCTCGACGATCTCACTTCGCTTCGCCTGCTCGGGGGCGATACTCCACTCGAAATCAAAGGTTTCATCCTACCGCCCCCACCCGGAGAAAAGCCGACCGAAAAAGAGAAGGAGAAGGCGAAGGGCAAGCCAGCCATCGAACAATCGCTACAAGCCGAGTTCCGCGTGCCCGACAACTCTCCGCTAGGCACCAACGTCACGTTGGTAGCCACGGGTCCCAAAGGAGAGAGCAATTCGCTGCGGCTGTATGTGGCAGCGAAAGGCATGCTCATCGACGAGAAAGATCCGAATGGCGGCTTCAAGGAAGCGCAAGCAGTCGAAACGGGCTGGTCCATTGCCGGCACGCTGAGCCAGGCGACAGACGTCGACGTGTTCAAGATCCACGTGAAGGCCGGGCAAAGTCTCCGGGCCGAGCTTTTCGCCGCTCAGCTGGGATCCAACCTCGACGCCTCCCTGAATGTCTACCATGCCACAGGTGCGCTGCTCGCCTCCAACGACGATACCGCTGGCCGAGACCCCGCGCTCACGGTGAAGTGCACCGACGAATCAGACTACTTCATCGCCGTGTCCTCCGTCGGTGAAATCGCGGCAAAAAGCACGCCGAGTTATGTCCTGAAGGTGAGGGTTGAACCATGA